A stretch of the Archangium violaceum genome encodes the following:
- a CDS encoding DUF5818 domain-containing protein yields the protein MKLTGRVVFRDIEGGVWVLEGDDGHTYQLAGGDRKIKKDGQRVEVHGDVARDVMTFAMTGPVFNVASYRFI from the coding sequence ATGAAGCTCACCGGACGCGTGGTGTTCCGCGACATCGAGGGCGGCGTCTGGGTGCTCGAGGGGGATGATGGGCACACGTACCAGCTCGCTGGCGGCGACCGGAAGATCAAGAAGGACGGCCAGCGGGTGGAGGTCCACGGTGACGTCGCCCGAGACGTGATGACCTTCGCCATGACGGGCCCCGTCTTCAACGTGGCGTCCTACCGTTTCATCTGA
- a CDS encoding DUF3037 domain-containing protein yields MPAHSSFDYAIIRVVPRVEREEFINAGVILYCLTRRYLDARVELDERRLAALAPEADVELIRGHLASIPRVCAGGKAAGPIGQLPQKERFHWLVAPRSTMIQTGPVHSGLCQEPEKALEHLLQRMVRR; encoded by the coding sequence GTGCCCGCGCACAGCTCGTTTGACTACGCCATCATCCGCGTCGTGCCGCGAGTGGAGCGCGAGGAGTTCATCAACGCGGGCGTCATCCTCTACTGCCTCACCCGGCGTTACCTCGATGCGCGGGTGGAGCTGGACGAGCGGCGGCTCGCGGCGCTGGCACCGGAGGCCGACGTGGAGCTCATCCGCGGCCACCTGGCCTCCATTCCCCGCGTCTGCGCCGGAGGCAAGGCGGCGGGGCCCATCGGCCAGTTGCCGCAAAAGGAGCGCTTCCACTGGCTGGTGGCGCCGCGCAGCACGATGATCCAGACGGGCCCGGTGCACTCGGGCCTGTGTCAGGAGCCGGAGAAGGCGCTCGAGCACCTGCTCCAGCGGATGGTGCGGCGCTGA
- a CDS encoding HipA family kinase has protein sequence MRTITATRYVTPLREGGSVPAIIEAEDSGLYVLKFRGAGQGIKALVAEILSGELARALGLRMPELVLVELDPALGRAEPDEEIRDLIKASAGLNLGMDYLPGSITFDPTVGPAPAAAEASAIVCFDAYVTNVDRTPKNPNLLSWHKALWLIDHGASLYFHHAWDDYLERSQSRFPAVKDHVLLPWASALPEAEALLRQRVTADVIQHVVACVPDAWLGPAMEPRFATVAEHREAYATYLLKRLEALPAFIEEAQRARAQLV, from the coding sequence ATGAGAACGATCACCGCGACACGCTACGTCACACCGCTGCGAGAGGGCGGCTCGGTACCCGCCATCATCGAGGCGGAGGACTCGGGGCTGTACGTCCTGAAGTTCCGGGGGGCGGGCCAGGGAATCAAGGCGCTCGTGGCCGAGATCCTCTCGGGCGAGCTGGCGAGGGCCCTGGGACTGAGGATGCCGGAGCTCGTGCTGGTGGAGTTGGATCCCGCACTGGGCCGCGCCGAACCGGACGAGGAGATCCGCGATCTGATCAAGGCGAGCGCGGGCCTCAACCTGGGCATGGACTACCTGCCGGGCTCCATCACGTTCGATCCGACGGTGGGCCCGGCACCAGCAGCCGCGGAGGCCTCGGCCATCGTGTGCTTCGACGCCTACGTGACGAACGTGGACCGCACGCCGAAGAACCCGAACCTGCTGTCCTGGCACAAGGCGCTGTGGCTCATCGACCACGGCGCGTCCCTGTACTTCCACCACGCCTGGGACGACTACCTGGAGCGCAGCCAGAGCCGCTTCCCGGCGGTGAAGGATCACGTGCTGCTGCCCTGGGCCTCCGCGCTCCCCGAGGCGGAAGCACTCCTGCGCCAGCGGGTGACGGCGGACGTCATCCAGCACGTCGTGGCGTGCGTGCCCGACGCGTGGCTGGGCCCGGCGATGGAGCCTCGCTTCGCGACGGTGGCGGAGCACCGGGAGGCCTATGCCACCTACCTGCTGAAGCGCCTGGAAGCGCTGCCGGCGTTCATCGAGGAGGCACAACGTGCCCGCGCACAGCTCGTTTGA
- a CDS encoding CPBP family intramembrane glutamic endopeptidase: MEEVSSSPPRPPAPILWDPRTVAVVATMAVFVAFLASGLLVQPLNVAFGIWFTQIFVFFGVGWYVLRATGREPVRYTGLSFPGLAPVAFGFALGVINFFAIVAPVQYVSQSLMPKTWREIYDVADIFRGQSPVEMALIVASVSLGAPVCEEFFFRGIFFQGLKAHGGPPLKPLVFSAVVFSAFHLDPVGFLARVELGVLFGWLLLRTGSLWPCILAHSANNLVSTVLFFSAKHLESPQEPTSQQEMMTLLMFALVGSGILWALLSAARRFPVLLGGPPRPVELVEAPEAPVRLEPPTRLLRLAIPWVFAAALSLGTYVTLDPLGVQLSQIDLRYPLTPVPEDSPDALHAEREALFELRVRARRGEVPLGEYAQERARQSKQKRLDVR, translated from the coding sequence GTGGAAGAAGTCAGTTCCAGTCCTCCACGACCTCCTGCTCCTATCCTTTGGGATCCCCGCACCGTGGCGGTGGTCGCCACGATGGCCGTGTTCGTGGCCTTCCTGGCCTCGGGGCTGCTCGTGCAGCCCCTCAACGTGGCCTTCGGCATCTGGTTCACCCAGATCTTCGTCTTCTTCGGCGTGGGCTGGTACGTGCTGCGCGCCACCGGGAGGGAGCCGGTGCGCTACACCGGCCTGTCCTTCCCGGGCCTGGCGCCGGTGGCCTTCGGGTTCGCCCTGGGCGTGATCAACTTCTTCGCCATCGTCGCGCCCGTCCAGTACGTCTCCCAGTCGCTGATGCCCAAGACGTGGCGGGAGATCTACGACGTGGCGGACATCTTCCGCGGGCAATCGCCGGTGGAGATGGCCCTCATCGTGGCGAGCGTGAGCCTGGGGGCTCCGGTGTGCGAGGAGTTCTTCTTCCGGGGCATCTTCTTCCAGGGCCTGAAGGCGCACGGGGGGCCGCCCCTGAAGCCCCTCGTGTTCTCCGCGGTCGTCTTCAGCGCGTTCCACCTGGATCCGGTGGGTTTCCTGGCCCGCGTGGAGCTGGGCGTGCTGTTCGGCTGGCTGCTGCTGCGCACCGGCTCGCTGTGGCCCTGCATCCTCGCGCACTCCGCCAACAACCTGGTGTCCACGGTGCTGTTCTTCAGCGCGAAGCACCTCGAGTCCCCCCAGGAGCCCACCAGCCAGCAGGAGATGATGACCCTCCTGATGTTCGCGCTCGTGGGGAGCGGAATCCTCTGGGCGCTGCTGTCCGCCGCGCGCCGCTTCCCCGTGCTGCTGGGGGGCCCTCCCCGTCCGGTGGAGCTCGTGGAGGCCCCGGAGGCTCCGGTCCGGCTGGAGCCCCCGACCCGATTGCTGCGACTGGCGATCCCCTGGGTGTTCGCCGCGGCGCTGTCCCTGGGCACCTACGTGACCCTGGATCCCCTGGGTGTCCAGCTGAGTCAGATCGATCTGCGCTACCCGCTGACGCCCGTGCCCGAGGATTCGCCGGATGCGCTGCACGCCGAGCGAGAGGCCCTGTTCGAGCTCCGGGTGCGTGCCCGCCGGGGCGAGGTCCCTCTCGGGGAGTACGCCCAGGAGCGGGCGAGACAATCCAAACAAAAGAGACTCGATGTCCGTTGA